A segment of the Vibrio aquimaris genome:
CGACAAGAATTTGCCAAGATCACTTCAATCAAACCTGAAGATGATCCACTTGAACCTTTTATGGAGGTCACAGATGATGTGCTTGCCGTGCGCAGCGCAAGAGATAACTTGCGGCTGCCGTTTCTTGCTCCATTAGTTATAGCCCTATGGTTTTTAGTATACACCTTTTCAAGTGATTTAGGTCCCAGCTCGCTGGCTCATGCTAGGGAAGTTCTGACTAGCTATCAAGTCAAAGAATCAATGGGGTATGAATTTAATGAATTTCACAGTAACCGTTATTCCTATTACAAAACCATGCTTGATGAGGATGGTAATTATACTCTTTGGAGTTACAGCCAAGCTGTATTTTCTTACGGAACAGAAACCCAGCAAAAATTTCTGATAAAAGACTTTGTTGTTTCTGGTGTTTCCCTAGGCTTGGCAATTTTCTTTAGCATTTTCTTTATTAATACTCCAAGACCTGCTGATATCTATTTCGATCGTAAAAAAGGGATTGTTTACACTTGGTTTTTTGGCCGTGTCGCTGCTTGTCGGTTTGAGAATTTAGGTTTTTTAGAACATAGAACAGGCTTGCAACTGTACCTTTATTGCGAAAACAAAAAAGGTAAAATTGGCTACTGTACTCAGCCCATCCTTATCCAGCCTACGGGCAAGGTGACATTGAATGGAGAGAAAGATAACGACTATTTCTTTGCTCAACTCTTCAATTATATGGATAAAGGCAAAAGCGCGTTAATCACAGGCGAGCACTTTTCGAGAGAGCGCCCAAGGACCTATTTTCGCATAGACAAGCGCCCAGAATCATTTGAAGAGCGATTAGACACCATTCTTGAGCTAGAGCATGAACTTCCTATTATGTACGGCCGAATAAAAGTGCCCAATTGATATCGATTGAATATCAGATAAATGCTGTTGGATTCAGATAGAGTAAATCTTGTGCATTGGAGGAACTTTTCAATAAAGTAATAAAGTTGCATACTAAATTTATTGTGTTTATGCTTGTTTGATAAATATTACGTAGTAGTTTGTATGGCAAAGAACAAGTATTCTCCCTCTGAAACCAAATATAAACGCTGGATAAAAGAGGGCAGAGGAAACGGTCATGGTATCGACTATCTTCCTTGGATAACAGTAAGAGATATTCCATCAGATGGCCGCTCTCACCGTGTTTTTGGTCATAAGAGCCAACGTACCCACCATTTGCTTTCAGACTTGGAACTTGCTGTCTTTCTCACTCTTGAATGGCGTTCTGATACCAAAGATATTCGAGAGCAGTTTCCTTTAGAACGCCAAGATACGCTTAACATTGCTTTGGACAATGGTATAAAACATCCCACTCAAGCAGGTGTAAACTTGTATATGTCATCAGACTTTGTGATAGACAGCTCCGATCCCAGCCGCCAACAGTATGTTATCCAAGCTAAATATAGTCAGTTTTTAGCTGATCCACGTGTTATTGAAAAGTTGGAGATTGAGCGCAGATATTGGCGACTGAAAAAAATCCCTTGGTTTCTGGTGACAGAGCTTAATGTTTCTCCAATTCTTACGCAGAACATCAGTTGGTTATATCCTGCTGAGCGAGATGAGATAGATGATGACGTTTTGTTAGAAAGAACGGCATTCTACGGAGAATTGTTTCTGCAAAACCCGACTAGAGCTGTTACTGATATTTGTAAACAGCTTGATAGCTCATATAACCAACCTGTAGGCTCTTCTATCTATGAAATCAGACAGTTATTAGCTAACCGTTGTTTCTATTTTGATATGTCCCAGCCGTTTCACTTGTTAAAAG
Coding sequences within it:
- a CDS encoding TnsA endonuclease N-terminal domain-containing protein; the encoded protein is MAKNKYSPSETKYKRWIKEGRGNGHGIDYLPWITVRDIPSDGRSHRVFGHKSQRTHHLLSDLELAVFLTLEWRSDTKDIREQFPLERQDTLNIALDNGIKHPTQAGVNLYMSSDFVIDSSDPSRQQYVIQAKYSQFLADPRVIEKLEIERRYWRLKKIPWFLVTELNVSPILTQNISWLYPAERDEIDDDVLLERTAFYGELFLQNPTRAVTDICKQLDSSYNQPVGSSIYEIRQLLANRCFYFDMSQPFHLLKGQDFMVENMGNLIGSRDVSNQ